From the Theileria annulata strain Ankara isolate clone C9 chromosome 1 map unlocalized, *** SEQUENCING IN PROGRESS *** genome, one window contains:
- a CDS encoding SfiI-subtelomeric fragment related protein family member, putative (Tap-921d01.p1c.C.cand.10 - score = 111.55;~Signal peptide predicted for TA17355 by SignalP 2.0 HMM (Signal peptide probability 0.911, signal anchor probability 0.000) with cleavage site probability 0.889 between residues 20 and 21), whose amino-acid sequence MRPWEWVTITYFLVLKFVTSKPEISNLELHPSRLKIVTLDEDGVPSYDNTKFTVTTDGILYTFRLNSGVSCTEIKYDESTLWKMEENDHKHPKSVLFSIYNNTITLEMSNNSNLVYNYDPVHKIFYSESDRYVPSLNFTSNLPDKKQKETRADEVFTTPTQRLSSPRAYCQESSGSDLENATPIVIDITNIGSAYEFDYFKSGKNSIFSAKQGFSFKLVKKSKDIIWQSSKMGDCANKVNVLDTGKNLVVTVYLSYEKTRQFYKYCNQWVEKGLIVIDINKTESTGSFHYSKYKNYNTYIAKHNFFISSVKQGGSFLSQDISIFHAKDESEYLDRVMVSSCGKMTLYFANGNVKHMYKKGYNQWYERRPEVKLDINTKKSEYEFGYSEDNYVGTYTPRHNFDFKEVTDGKNVVFRTTVNEYIEKVVTDCLGTLSRTKNLSIYFSNGDVKFFHRSGDEWTRRPSEITLNIKKKEGTFEYDCFNKNNIYVFVPKHNFIFRRIVQGEGNLVDIWVSTDHDFCNKVVLSYVENGKNLSIHLIDGNYKSFYKDSSDNLWVESSKVDSVIRERVVTLDIVNTESTNEYHFYFDGRTNAGVFMSREGYLFNRVKQSSTFSNTVILWETNNSSIFSNRVVVFDVYQQEVVLDIYLVNGNKLHFDIKSDINFFGKKSWLERKSYLPLSEHPQSVTVLLMDPTNPNNIVTNDITKYVVSVNKLNDVRPNFPDKVSYDYRFKDDAKCVEFKVDNKTVWKYDPDTHESFPISVYVHKFMKLAFVEFNLHSLDIYMYVDGEWKLGYNNKMKGIKIDIQAMKSTNEYYFYIDEETSTGIYVPLKGYFFRKIMQSGSWYSPTIKIWETFHYYKYSNAIVVYNVDKLRSTIVIHHITGEKSYLSVEMNYDLISVFETKTYNLHALQYPENISVLTENNEMDYLVYMTILYKTGNPKREIYEYLFKGAKCLEFKIDDKLVWKYYSSEDRFPKSIYYHKDVEIVLVEFNNHSFNMYKYSENRWKMKSMVSTFSDRIIISTLDATGNIVENDTSKYNVDKSDKHITRFIFSDDARCVGLNYRNHTIWQYEGGDYPKVFYVHNCFTSLIIEFSNDYFFFYRYCLSEKRLKFELLRNIRQVNYEKIRLITEGSDYQVKRYDFAYEFQFKEGCRCLEFLYDEKTLWKYGAETPLLIYFMSNFDVLVASRNETRYVLNSKIRWKMPTPSELDIKQPYSNKNFDYFYEGDVGTYMSKPNHSSNIVKYGSDILWEASDPTLFVNKVVVNGVQTSVKNIDIFLNNNEVEHFHKAKGKWVSETSIVLDIDINRDNDLFEYRSTRNFGHFNPKPNLTIEKIVKKDLDIWTAEPEDHGLKAVLMGSGWNEKHLSILLQSGNFVLLRKSGKGEPWEDITNEKSDFSGIKMYSLEEGTSNYHLLTENDYDPIIFESRYGYEFKDSVKCVKITYNDTLLWSHTDDPEFGYLKGLYLDLPKDQFSVTNLKDQTKHLTKVKIVLDIQKTQSTSEFDYSYRNGVVTYTTKADYVFSKVIMKDLDIWTAKPDDHGLKVVLMGSGKDEEIHLAVLLQSGNFVLLRKCGKGENWTDITSDRHDVSRLKFIGENKVLTSSDYTVSFVDFSYEFTFKDSVKCTKITYNNNLLWYHTEDPKFGYLKGLYLGLVSNRFFVKNQSDEVKKIEENAGAETATTAATTLVSIIKPAEPSVTTVALDISKAQSTNIFDYSTMDDFGTYKPKDGYAINVVKYGSDILWEVSDPTLFVNKVVVNGVRLLSLNDVKLYLANGDVKRIIKVNRRWIDKETPLVLNISAQADINFFNYNNNSDRITFTPKHELFINRVMANDQIVWETNKTIEYATKVTLNASDSRHKVLTIQMVRGDEVVFYNYGSHNKWAKEGYEDDNKSDNPEPSGTDVFSEQKMVTVTYPEIPNVQHYQINQIPSNDNLHIQAKDRFDNWYNYTSTNLALRTNTPNTTQVGSD is encoded by the coding sequence ATGAGGCCATGGGAATGGGTAACCATAACATATTTCCTAGTTTTGAAGTTTGTGACTTCAAAACCAGAAATTAGCAATTTGGAACTCCATCCTTCTAGACTTAAAATTGTAACTCTTGATGAAGATGGAGTTCCCAGTTATGACAATACTAAGTTTACAGTAACAACTGATGGGATTTTGTACACATTTAGGCTTAATAGTGGAGTCAGCTGTACGGAAATAAAGTATGATGAGAGTACGTTGTGGAAAATGGAGGAAAATGATCATAAACATCCGAAATCAGTATTGTTCAGCATTTATAACAACACGATTACCCTAGAAATGAGCaataattcaaatttagTCTATAATTATGATCCAGTTCACAAAATATTCTATAGCGAGAGTGATCGATACGTTCCGTCCCTTAACTTTACGTCAAATCTGCCagataaaaaacaaaaagaAACCAGAGCAGATGAAGTTTTTACGACGCCGACCCAGAGATTGAGCTCACCCCGAGCATATTGTCAAGAATCGAGCGGTTCTGACCTTGAAAACGCGACTCCAATTGTGATAGATATAACAAACATAGGAAGCGCGTACGAGTTTGACTACTTTAAAAGTGGTAAAAATTCTATTTTTTCAGCCAAACAAGGATTCTCATTTAAACTAGTAAAAAAGTCAAAAGATATCATATGGCAGTCGTCCAAAATGGGAGACTGTGCAAACAAAGTAAACGTCTTAGATACAGGAAAGAATTTAGTTGTTACAGTGTACTTATCCTACGAAAAAACGAGAcagttttataaatattgtaacCAGTGGGTTGAAAAGGGCCTGATAGTTATcgatattaataaaacagAGAGCACGGGGAGTTTCCACTACTCtaagtataaaaattataatacgTACATTGCTAAgcataattttttcatctCGTCAGTGAAGCAAGGAGGGTCATTTTTATCCCAAGATATTAGCATTTTCCATGCCAAAGACGAATCAGAATATCTCGATCGCGTAATGGTAAGCTCATGCGGTAAGATGACATTGTACTTTGCAAACGGCAACGTGAAGCACATGTACAAAAAAGGTTACAATCAGTGGTACGAAAGAAGGCCGGAAGTGAAACTTGACATCAATACTAAGAAAAGTGAATACGAGTTTGGGTATTCAGAGGATAACTACGTCGGTACGTACACTCCCCGACACAATTTCGATTTTAAAGAAGTAACGGACGGTAAAAACGTTGTATTCAGAACTACTGTCAATGAATATATAGAAAAGGTAGTCACCGACTGTCTCGGAACCCTTTCGAGAACTAAAAATCTTAGTATTTACTTTTCTAATGGAGATGTCAAATTCTTCCACAGGTCTGGTGACGAGTGGACCAGAAGGCCATCAGAAATTACGCTTAATATTAAGAAAAAAGAAGGAACGTTCGAGTACGATTGTTTTAACAAAAACAATATTTACGTTTTCGTGCCCAAACACAATTTCATCTTTAGAAGGATAGTACAAGGTGAAGGTAACCTTGTCGATATATGGGTCTCAACCGATCATGATTTCTGTAATAAGGTCGTACTAAGTTATGTTGAGAACGGTAAAAACCTGAGTATCCATTTAATTGATGGTAATTACAAGAGTTTCTACAAGGACAGTAGTGACAATTTGTGGGTGGAGTCCTCCAAAGTCGATTCCGTAATCCGTGAAAGAGTAGTGACCCTTGATATCGTTAACACTGAGAGTACCAATGAATATCATTTCTATTTTGATGGTAGAACAAATGCCGGTGTGTTCATGTCAAGAGAGGGATACCTTTTCAATAGAGTTAAGCAGAGCTCCACATTTTCAAACACAGTGATCTTGTGGGAAACCAACAATAGttcaattttttcaaaCAGAGTTGTAGTTTTTGACGTTTACCAACAAGAGGTGGTTTTAGATATATATCTTGTCAATGGAAATAAGCTCCACTTTGATATAAAGTCTGATATAAACTTTTTCGGTAAAAAATCGTGGCTAGAGAGAAAGTCATATTTGCCTTTATCAGAACACCCCCAAAGTGTAACCGTTTTATTAATGGATCCAACAAATCCCAATAACATTGTTACAAatgatataactaaatatgTCGTCAGTGTGAATAAGTTAAATGACGTTAGACCTAATTTTCCTGATAAAGTATCCTACGATTATAGATTCAAAGATGATGCCAAATGTGTAGAGTTTAAAGTAGATAATAAAACGGTGTGGAAATACGACCCTGATACTCATGAATCATTCCCTATATCTGTATACGTTCACAAATTTATGAAACTAGCATTTGTCGAGTTCAATCTTCATTCTCTagatatatatatgtatgTTGATGGTGAGTGGAAACTGGgttataataataagatGAAAGGAATTAAGATCGATATCCAAGCCATGAAGAGTACCaatgaatattatttctaCATTGATGAGGAAACCAGCACAGGAATTTATGTTCCACTGAAGGGTTACTTCTTCAGGAAAATTATGCAAAGTGGTTCCTGGTATTCTCCaacaataaaaatttggGAAACCTTTCACTACTATAAATATTCCAACGCCATTGTAGTTTACAATGTCGATAAACTCCGATCCACCATTGTTATTCATCATATTACCGGAGAGAAAAGTTATTTGTCTGTAGAAATGAATTACGATTTAATATCCGTGTTCGAAACAAAAACTTATAACTTACATGCACTCCAGTACCCTGAAAATATAAGTGTTTTGACagaaaataatgaaatggACTACCTTGTTTACATGACCATATTGTATAAAACCGGTAACCCGAAGAGAGAAATCtatgaatatttattcaaagGAGCTAAATGCcttgaatttaaaattgatgatAAGTTGGTGTGGAAGTACTATAGCTCAGAGGACAGATTTCCCAAgtcaatttattatcataaaGATGTGGAAATAGTTCTCGTAGAATTTAACAATCACTCCTTCAATATGTATAAGTATAGTGAAAACAGGTGGAAGATGAAATCTATGGTCTCTACATTTAGTGATAGAATTATAATTTCCACATTGGATGCCACTGGTAACATTGTTGAAAACGACACTAGCAAGTATAACGTGGATAAAAGTGACAAACACATTACTAGATTCATTTTCAGCGATGATGCTAGGTGTGTTGGATTGAATTATAGAAACCACACAATATGGCAATATGAAGGAGGAGACTATCCTAAAGTGTTTTATGTTCACAATTGTTTTACATCATTGATTATTGaattttcaaatgattATTTCTTTTTCTACAGGTATTGTTTGTCAGAGAAAAGGTTGAAGTTTGAATTATTAAGGAATATAAGACAGGTCAACtatgaaaaaattagaCTTATAACTGAGGGTAGTGATTACCAAGTTAAAAGGTATGATTTCGCCTATGAATTTCAGTTTAAGGAAGGTTGTCGTTGTttagaatttttatatGACGAAAAAACTCTGTGGAAATACGGTGCCGAAACTCCattactaatatattttatgtcCAACTTTGACGTTCTGGTCGCGTCTAGAAATGAAACTAGATATGTATTGAATTCTAAAATAAGATGGAAAATGCCAACTCCTTCAGAATTAGACATCAAACAACCatatagtaataaaaattttgacTATTTCTATGAGGGTGATGTAGGTACATATATGTCCAAACCTAATCATTCATCCAATATTGTTAAGTATGGTTCTGATATTCTCTGGGAAGCCAGCGACCCTACCTTGTTCGTTAACAAGGTAGTTGTTAATGGAGTCCAAACAAGTGTTAAGAATATTGACATATTCCTCAACAATAATGAGGTCGAACACTTCCACAAAGCGAAGGGGAAGTGGGTCTCGGAAACTAGCATTGTTCTTGatattgatattaataGGGATAATGACCTATTTGAGTATAGATCCACCAGAAACTTCGGTCATTTCAATCCTAAACCAAATTTGACAATCGAGAAGATTGTAAAGAAAGACTTGGATATTTGGACTGCTGAACCCGAGGATCACGGACTCAAGGCAGTACTCATGGGTTCTGGTTGGAATGAGAAACATCTATCGATTCTGCTACAAAGTGGTAACTTCGTACTTCTAAGGAAGTCTGGTAAAGGTGAGCCATGGGAAGATATCACTAATGAAAAGAGTGATTTCTCTGGTATCAAGATGTACTCACTGGAAGAAGGTACATCCAACTATCATCTCCTGACTGAGAATGATTATGATCCAATAATATTCGAGTCTAGATATGGCTATGAGTTTAAAGATTCTGTCAAGTGTGTTAAGATCACATACAATGATACTCTACTGTGGTCACACACTGATGATCCTGAGTTTGGATACCTCAAGGGTCTATATCTGGATCTTCCTAAAGACCAGTTCAGTGTCACAAATCTTAAAGATCAGACAAAGCATCTTACCAAAGTTAAGATCGTCCTGGACATCCAGAAGACTCAGTCTACTTCTGAGTTTGACTACAGTTATAGGAATGGAGTCGTTACTTATACTACCAAGGCTGATTATGTATTCAGTAAGGTAATAATGAAAGATCTGGATATCTGGACTGCCAAACCAGATGATCATGGACTCAAGGTAGTATTGATGGGTTCCGGTAAGGATGAAGAAATACATTTAGCCGTACTACTACAGAGTGGTAATTTCGTACTTCTTAGGAAGTGTGGTAAGGGTGAGAATTGGACCGATATAACATCTGATAGACATGATGTTTCCAGACTTAAGTTCATTGGTGAGAATAAGGTTCTAACCTCGTCTGATTACACAGTTTCCTTCGTTGATTTCTCATATGAATTCACGTTTAAAGATTCTGTCAAGTGTACGAAGATCACATACAATAATAATCTACTTTGGTATCACACTGAAGATCCTAAGTTTGGATATCTGAAGGGTCTATATCTAGGTCTTGTATCAAACCGTTTCTTCGTTAAGAATCAGTCTGATGAAGTCAAGAAGATAGAAGAGAATGCTGGGGCTGAAACTGCAACAACAGCTGCAACAACACTAGTGTCTATTATTAAACCAGCTGAACCTTCAGTCACTACTGTTGCCCTTGATATCAGTAAGGCTCAGAGTACAAATATTTTCGATTATTCTACTATGGATGATTTTGGTACATATAAACCAAAAGATGGTTATGCAATAAATGTTGTAAAATATGGTTCTGATATTCTCTGGGAAGTTAGCGACCCTACCTTGTTCGTTAACAAGGTAGTTGTTAATGGAGTCCGTCTTCTATCTCTAAATGATGTAAAACTATATTTGGCTAATGGGGATGTtaaaagaataattaaagtGAATCGCAGATGGATAGATAAAGAAACTCCATTAGTTCTAAATATAAGTGCACAAGCAGatatcaattttttcaattataACAATAACAGCGATCGAATAACATTTACGCCTAAACATGAACTATTTATTAATAGAGTAATGGCAAATGATCAGATTGTTTGGGAAACTAATAAAACTATTGAATATGCCACTAAGGTTACACTTAATGCTTCTGATTCTCGTCATAAGGTATTAACCATACAGATGGTTAGAGGCGATGAGGTCGTCTTTTATAATTATGGAAGTCACAACAAGTGGGCAAAAGAGGGATATGAAgatgataataaatcagATAATCCAGAACCTTCTGGCACCGATGTTTTTTCTGAACAAAAAATGGTTACAGTAACATATCCTGAAATTCCCAATGTTCAACATTACCAAATAAACCAAATACCatcaaatgataatttGCACATTCAAGCAAAAGATAGGTTTGACAACTGGTACAATTACACTTCAACAAACTTAGCATTGAGAACAAACACTCCAAACACAACCCAAGTTGGGTCAGATTAA